The Humulus lupulus chromosome 3, drHumLupu1.1, whole genome shotgun sequence genome window below encodes:
- the LOC133822188 gene encoding NAD(P)H-dependent 6'-deoxychalcone synthase-like, whose protein sequence is MTSINIPKLVLGSSASLNAIAVIGFGTSSNDSDSAPMKRAVLEAIKLGYRHFDTASLYGSEQGLGEAIAEALKLGLVASRDELFITSKLWCSDSHPHLVISALKTSLQKLQLEYLDLYLIHFPVSSKPAENKVYPIDEKDLMPMDFKSVWAAMEECQQLGLTKSIGVSNFSVDNLQNILSFATIPPSCNQVGMNPTWQQKEVREFCGANNIIVTAFSPLGGKGASWGSNVVVDNEVLIDIAKARGKSVAQVSLRWVYEQGAGVICKSYNKERLKENLDIFDWALTQDDLHKISSIPQHKMNDSPAG, encoded by the exons atgACATCGATCAATATTCCAAAGCTGGTTCTGGGTTCTTCGGCTAGTCTCAACGCCATCGCTGTAATTGGCTTTGGAACATCTTCAAACGACTCAGATTCAGCTCCCATGAAAAGGGCAGTCTTGGAAGCTATCAAGCTGGGCTACAGACACTTCGACACGGCCTCTTTATATGGTTCCGAACAGGGTCTCGGGGAAGCCATAGCCGAAGCTCTCAAACTCGGCCTTGTTGCTTCTCGAGATGAACTTTTCATCACTTCCAAGCTTTGGTGTTCCGATAGCCACCCTCATCTCGTTATCTCTGCTCTTAAAACATCACTCCA GAAACTCCAACTAGAGTATCTGGATTTGTATCTGATACACTTTCCCGTGAGTTCAAAGCCAGCTGAGAACAAGGTGTACCCCATAGATGAAAAGGACCTAATGCCAATGGATTTTAAGTCTGTCTGGGCAGCCATGGAAGAATGTCAGCAACTTGGCCTTACCAAGTCCATTGGTGTTAGCAATTTCTCTGTCGATAACCTTCAGAACATTCTCTCTTTTGCCACTATCCCTCCTTCTTGCAATCAA GTGGGGATGAACCCAACTTGGCAACAAAAAGAGGTAAGAGAGTTTTGTGGTGCAAATAATATAATCGTGACTGCCTTTTCTCCATTGGGAGGTAAAGGAGCTAGTTGGGGTTCCAATGTGGTGGTTGATAATGAAGTACTCATAGATATCGCCAAAGCTAGAGGAAAGAGTGTTGCTCAG GTTAGTCTTAGGTGGGTATATGAGCAAGGTGCAGGTGTTATTTGTAAGAGTTACAACAAGGAGAGGTTGAAGGAAAACCTTGATATATTTGATTGGGCCCTAACGCAGGATGATCTTCACAAGATTAGTTCAATTCCACAGCACAAAATGAATGATAGTCCGGCTGGCTGA
- the LOC133822189 gene encoding deoxymugineic acid synthase 1-D-like, with amino-acid sequence MASINIAKLVLGSSDGHRGIPVIGFGTASDDTGPAPMKMAVLEAIKLGYRHFDTASEYGSEQGLGEAIAEALELGLVASRDELFITSKLWCSDCHLHLVIPALKTSLGKLQLEYLDLYLIHWPISAKPEKGILPLDETDLMPMDFTGVWAAMEECQRLGLTKSIGVSNFSRKKLENILSFATIPPSVNQVEMNTGWQQKCLSEFCKANNITVTGFSPLGAKGASWGTNQVLDNEVLIDIAKARGKTVAQVCLRWVYEQGAGVVVKSYNKERLKQNLEIFDWALTEVDLDKISSIPQHKENVKKDFISPEHGPYKSLEELWDGEI; translated from the exons ATGGCATCGATCAATATTGCAAAGCTGGTTCTGGGTTCTTCCGATGGGCACAGGGGTATCCCTGTAATTGGGTTTGGAACAGCTTCAGACGACACTGGTCCAGCTCCCATGAAAATGGCAGTCTTGGAAGCTATCAAACTGGGCTACAGGCATTTCGACACTGCCTCTGAATATGGATCCGAACAGGGTCTTGGGGAAGCCATAGCCGAAGCTCTCGAACTCGGCCTTGTTGCTTCTCGAGATGAACTTTTCATCACTTCCAAGCTTTGGTGCTCTGATTGCCACCTTCATCTCGTTATCCCTGCTCTGAAAACATCACTTGG GAAACTTCAACTAGAGTATCTTGACTTGTATTTGATACACTGGCCCATAAGTGCAAAGCCAGAGAAAGGGATATTACCCCTTGATGAAACAGACCTAATGCCAATGGACTTTACTGGTGTCTGGGCAGCCATGGAAGAATGTCAGAGACTTGGACTCACCAAGTCCATTGGTGTCAGCAACTTCTCTCGCAAGAAGCTTGAGAACATTCTCTCTTTTGCCACTATACCTCCTTCTGTCAATCAA GTCGAAATGAACACAGGTTGGCAACAAAAATGTTTAAGTGAGTTTTGTAAGGCAAATAATATAACAGTGACTGGTTTTTCACCATTGGGAGCTAAAGGAGCTAGTTGGGGTACCAATCAGGTGTTGGATAATGAAGTGCTTATAGATATAGCCAAAGCTAGGGGAAAGACTGTTGCTCAG GTTTGCCTTAGGTGGGTATATGAGCAAGGGGCAGGTGTTGTAGTAAAGAGTTACAACAAGGAGAGGTTGAAGCAGAACCTTGAGATATTTGATTGGGCACTAACAGAGGTTGATCTTGACAAGATTAGTTCGATTCCACAGCACAAAGAGAATGTCAAGAAGGATTTTATTTCACCTGAACATGGTCCATACAAATCACTTGAAGAACTATGGGATGGAGAGATTTAA